In one window of Eggerthella guodeyinii DNA:
- a CDS encoding glycosyltransferase has protein sequence MNTDENTPRPLAAEDGPAPLEPGSADEPTGLAPVDPEAERELELEAEADPEPVKPTVIVMHASVGSGHRSAAYAVAQAFELMRDARAEDADATADGSDAQPPVPADLDVEVIDVLDYGRIVFDGNNAASLFTGATRPIYDLTWRFTLTGRLLWGGGSAWSHLMYSKFTDYVRERKPLAIVCTHITAANVAVAARMLTGQHYPIVCVPTDYETEGLWPHRSADLFCVANESMAETLRPRKVPEESILITGIPTRDDFRRTYDRVSTREQLELPQDRRVVLALAGAYLPRPYVHFRTALDKLLPYLHGFDDTLHFVFVAGSDADYARHLRQECADLGLTNATVLDYVDDMAALMAASDLVICKSGGLTVTECLCAQVPMILLGKAYGQEKVNVQMLTSLGAAMHVTTARELLDTLRHVARNPESAHAMLINGSFLRHPDAAEDIAKATLRLIAEPKNPDDPRYRKHFLQFYWGKKPAHIR, from the coding sequence ATGAACACCGACGAGAACACCCCACGCCCGCTCGCAGCGGAAGACGGCCCCGCCCCCCTCGAGCCGGGAAGCGCCGACGAGCCGACCGGCCTCGCGCCCGTCGATCCCGAAGCCGAACGCGAGCTCGAGCTCGAAGCCGAGGCCGATCCCGAGCCCGTCAAGCCCACCGTCATCGTGATGCACGCGTCGGTCGGCTCCGGCCACCGCAGCGCCGCCTACGCCGTCGCGCAGGCGTTCGAGCTCATGCGCGACGCGCGGGCCGAGGACGCGGACGCAACCGCGGACGGAAGCGACGCGCAGCCCCCCGTCCCCGCCGACCTCGACGTCGAGGTGATCGACGTGCTGGACTACGGCCGCATCGTGTTCGACGGCAACAACGCCGCCTCGCTGTTCACCGGCGCCACGCGTCCCATCTACGACCTCACCTGGCGCTTCACGCTCACCGGGCGCCTGTTGTGGGGAGGCGGCTCCGCCTGGTCGCACCTCATGTACTCCAAGTTCACCGACTACGTGCGCGAGAGGAAGCCCCTCGCTATCGTGTGCACGCACATCACCGCCGCCAACGTGGCCGTGGCGGCGCGCATGCTGACCGGGCAGCACTACCCCATCGTGTGCGTCCCCACCGACTACGAGACCGAGGGCCTCTGGCCGCACCGCTCCGCCGACCTGTTCTGCGTCGCGAACGAGTCGATGGCCGAGACGCTGCGCCCGCGCAAGGTGCCCGAGGAGAGCATCCTCATCACCGGCATCCCCACGCGCGACGACTTCCGCCGCACCTACGACCGCGTCTCCACCCGCGAGCAGCTCGAGCTGCCGCAGGACCGCCGCGTCGTGCTGGCGCTGGCCGGAGCCTACCTGCCGCGCCCCTACGTGCACTTCCGCACCGCGCTCGACAAGCTGCTGCCCTACCTGCACGGCTTCGACGACACGCTGCACTTCGTGTTCGTGGCCGGAAGCGACGCCGATTACGCGCGCCACCTGCGCCAGGAGTGCGCCGATCTGGGGCTGACCAACGCCACCGTGCTCGACTACGTGGACGACATGGCGGCGCTCATGGCGGCCAGCGACCTCGTGATCTGCAAGTCGGGCGGGCTCACGGTCACCGAGTGCCTGTGCGCCCAGGTGCCCATGATCCTGTTGGGCAAGGCCTACGGCCAGGAGAAGGTGAACGTGCAGATGCTCACCTCGCTCGGCGCCGCCATGCACGTGACCACCGCGCGCGAGCTGCTCGACACGCTGCGCCACGTGGCGAGGAACCCCGAAAGCGCCCACGCCATGCTGATCAACGGCAGCTTCCTGCGCCATCCCGACGCGGCCGAGGACATCGCGAAGGCCACGCTGCGCCTGATCGCCGAGCCGAAGAACCCCGACGACCCCCGCTATCGCAAGCACTTCCTGCAGTTCTAC
- a CDS encoding LysR family transcriptional regulator has product MNIKQIQYFAAVVEHGSLSAAAKSQHITVQAISKSMADLESEVRCDLFVRNNQGMQPTTFAKTMYEQAVPVLAQFSELETFAARYRRADGGIDRLRLALNTPPFSDNDVVRENTAALVQAQTGIETTMALATGAAGLAGLKSFEFDVLITVGAFAHPDVECRPVGTVPSAVFMGKEHPLASKEAVSLAELVPYPVAAPNWFDESNDSIVSRYRAMGTDLTFVEMDLADVNRHFRAGGVIFTTGIPAMEKSHAMTAVRPFVPQDSVTVPICAVYLKERSGEVEAVLQDLFSVGLASFGF; this is encoded by the coding sequence TTGAATATCAAACAGATTCAATACTTCGCCGCAGTGGTCGAGCATGGCAGCCTTTCCGCTGCCGCGAAGAGCCAGCACATCACCGTGCAGGCGATCTCGAAGAGCATGGCCGACCTCGAGTCCGAGGTGCGATGCGATCTGTTCGTGCGCAACAACCAGGGCATGCAGCCCACCACGTTCGCGAAGACGATGTACGAGCAGGCCGTGCCGGTGCTGGCCCAGTTCTCGGAGCTCGAGACGTTCGCCGCCCGCTACCGGCGGGCCGACGGGGGAATCGACCGCCTGCGCCTCGCGTTGAACACGCCGCCGTTCTCGGACAACGACGTGGTGCGCGAGAACACGGCCGCGCTCGTGCAGGCGCAGACGGGCATCGAGACCACCATGGCGCTGGCCACGGGCGCGGCGGGCCTCGCCGGGCTGAAGTCCTTCGAGTTCGACGTGCTGATCACCGTGGGCGCGTTCGCGCACCCCGACGTGGAATGCCGCCCGGTGGGCACCGTTCCCTCGGCGGTGTTCATGGGCAAGGAGCATCCGCTGGCCTCCAAGGAGGCCGTCTCGCTGGCCGAGCTCGTCCCGTATCCGGTGGCCGCTCCCAACTGGTTCGACGAGTCGAACGACAGCATCGTGTCGCGGTACCGCGCGATGGGGACGGACCTCACCTTCGTGGAGATGGACCTGGCGGACGTCAACCGGCATTTCAGGGCCGGCGGCGTCATCTTCACGACGGGCATCCCGGCCATGGAGAAGTCGCACGCGATGACGGCCGTGCGCCCGTTCGTCCCGCAGGACTCGGTGACGGTGCCCATCTGCGCCGTCTACCTGAAGGAGCGCAGCGGCGAGGTCGAGGCCGTGCTGCAGGATCTCTTCTCGGTCGGGCTAGCGTCCTTCGGCTTCTGA
- a CDS encoding EamA family transporter codes for MQKNTLKYSAVVFLGGASYGVMAATVKSAFAEGFAWAQTAASQAFFGALLFAVALVVLAAFGKRPVPLAPKRVLALLGLGLTTCTTCVLYNFALTMLPVSVAITLLFQFTWIGIVFQVIATRRRPHGAEIGAAVIILGGTLLASGLFSSTVGYLDPLGIACALLSAVSCATFMFLSSRIGVDLPPIERGLVVCLGACILGFAVCPDYFASGALQAGIWKYGLILGVFGLFVPVVLFGIGTPHLSAGLSTIMASSELPCGIAVSVLILSEPVDAFQVAGIVVIMLGVVVSQLPNLVPPRASRSEAEGR; via the coding sequence ATGCAGAAGAACACCTTGAAATACTCGGCCGTCGTCTTTCTCGGCGGCGCCAGCTACGGCGTGATGGCCGCCACGGTGAAGAGCGCCTTCGCCGAAGGGTTCGCCTGGGCGCAAACGGCCGCCAGCCAGGCGTTTTTCGGCGCGCTGCTGTTCGCCGTCGCGCTCGTCGTCCTCGCCGCGTTCGGCAAGCGGCCCGTGCCGCTGGCCCCCAAGCGCGTCCTCGCCCTGCTCGGCCTCGGCCTCACCACGTGCACCACCTGCGTGCTGTACAACTTCGCGCTCACGATGCTGCCCGTGTCGGTGGCCATCACGCTGCTGTTCCAATTCACCTGGATCGGCATCGTCTTCCAGGTGATCGCCACCCGGCGCAGGCCGCACGGCGCCGAGATCGGCGCGGCCGTCATCATCCTCGGCGGAACGCTGCTGGCAAGCGGCCTGTTCTCGTCCACGGTGGGCTACCTCGACCCGCTCGGCATCGCCTGCGCGCTGCTGTCGGCCGTCAGCTGCGCCACGTTCATGTTCCTCTCCTCCCGCATCGGAGTCGACCTGCCGCCCATCGAGCGCGGCCTCGTCGTGTGCCTCGGCGCGTGCATCCTCGGGTTCGCCGTGTGCCCCGACTACTTCGCCAGCGGCGCGCTGCAGGCCGGCATCTGGAAGTACGGGCTGATCCTGGGCGTGTTCGGCCTGTTCGTGCCCGTGGTGCTGTTCGGCATCGGCACGCCGCACCTGTCGGCGGGCCTGTCCACCATCATGGCCTCCTCGGAGCTGCCGTGCGGCATCGCCGTTTCGGTGCTCATCCTGTCCGAGCCCGTGGACGCGTTCCAGGTGGCCGGCATCGTCGTCATCATGCTGGGCGTGGTCGTGTCCCAGCTTCCCAACCTCGTGCCGCCGCGCGCATCGCGCTCAGAAGCCGAAGGACGCTAG